In the genome of Raphanus sativus cultivar WK10039 chromosome 4, ASM80110v3, whole genome shotgun sequence, one region contains:
- the LOC108849435 gene encoding sec-independent protein translocase protein TATA, chloroplastic — protein MATSVATLSSPPPVTLPLSSSRSSLFSNCFIATTQRRPKTRSLVAIRPEQRRRKAALTCNALFGLGVPELAVIAGVAALLFGPKKLPEIGKSIGKTVKSFQQAAKEFESELKTEPEDSVTGSSSPVAMSNKEEDKTEVSSSSKDNA, from the exons ATGGCGACATCGGTTGCGACTCTATCTTCTCCGCCACCAGTCACTCTGCCTCTCTCGTCATCTCGCTCTTCCTTATTCTCCAACTGTTTCATAGCAACCACCCAACGAAGACCAAAGACCCGTTCTTTGGTTGCGATTCGACCGGAGCAGAGGAGGAGAAAGGCGGCACTGACTTGTAATGCTCTGTTTGGTCTCGGTGTCCCTGAGCTCGCGGTGATCGCTGGCGTCGCCGCGTTGCTTTTCGGACCTAAGAAGCTTCCTGAGATTGGCAAGAGTATTGGCAAGACCGTCAAGAGCTTTCAACAG GCTGCAAAAGAGTTTGAGTCTGAGCTTAAGACGGAACCTGAAGATTCTGTTACTGGCTCGTCGTCTCCTGTAGCAATGAGCAACAAGGAAGAGGATAAAACTGAGGTTTCGTCAAGCTCAAAGGACAATGCATGA